One genomic segment of Clostridium estertheticum subsp. estertheticum includes these proteins:
- a CDS encoding electron transfer flavoprotein subunit alpha/FixB family protein, with the protein MNIADYKGVWVFAEQRDGELQKISFELLGKGREIADKLGEELTAVLLGDKTDDMVKELVAFGADKVIVASSPLLGHFTTDAYAKVICDLANERKPGVIFVGATYLGRDLGPRISARLSTGLTADCTSLDIDTENNNLMMTRPAFGGNLMATIVCADHRPQMATIRPGVFEKLARDASRTCPVEKVTVNLKESDIRTKTIEVVKVASVLADIGEANIIVSGGRGVGSKENFALLERLAATLDGVVGASRAAVENGWIDKAVQVGQTGKTVRPTVYIACGISGAIQHLAGMQDSDFIIAINKDATAPIMKAADVAIAGDFLKVIPEMIAQINTLKNK; encoded by the coding sequence ATGAATATAGCAGATTACAAAGGCGTATGGGTCTTCGCTGAACAAAGAGACGGAGAACTTCAAAAAATTTCTTTCGAACTTTTAGGTAAGGGACGAGAAATTGCAGATAAATTAGGAGAAGAATTAACAGCTGTACTACTTGGCGATAAAACAGATGATATGGTTAAAGAACTTGTAGCATTTGGAGCTGATAAGGTAATAGTTGCGAGTTCTCCACTACTAGGTCATTTTACAACTGATGCATATGCAAAAGTTATATGCGATTTAGCAAATGAGAGAAAACCAGGAGTAATATTTGTTGGAGCAACTTATTTAGGAAGAGATTTAGGACCAAGAATATCAGCAAGACTTTCAACAGGTTTAACTGCTGATTGTACTTCATTAGATATAGATACAGAAAACAATAATTTAATGATGACAAGACCAGCATTTGGTGGAAACCTAATGGCTACTATAGTTTGTGCAGATCATAGACCACAAATGGCTACTATTAGACCAGGAGTTTTCGAAAAATTAGCTAGAGATGCTTCTAGAACTTGCCCAGTTGAAAAAGTTACTGTAAATTTAAAAGAATCAGATATCAGAACTAAGACTATTGAAGTTGTAAAAGTTGCTTCAGTTTTAGCTGATATCGGAGAAGCTAATATTATAGTATCTGGTGGTCGTGGAGTTGGAAGTAAAGAGAATTTTGCTTTACTTGAAAGACTTGCAGCTACTTTAGATGGTGTAGTCGGAGCATCAAGAGCAGCAGTTGAAAATGGTTGGATAGATAAAGCAGTACAAGTAGGTCAAACAGGAAAAACTGTAAGACCAACTGTATATATAGCTTGCGGTATTTCAGGAGCAATTCAGCATTTAGCTGGTATGCAAGATTCTGATTTCATAATAGCTATAAATAAAGATGCAACTGCACCTATCATGAAAGCTGCTGATGTAGCAATAGCTGGAGATTTCCTTAAAGTAATCCCAGAAATGATAGCTCAAATTAATACATTAAAAAATAAATAG
- a CDS encoding GntP family permease, whose translation MLGVFGILLSLCLLMFMAYKGFSVIVFAPIFALLAALFSGMAILPTYTEIFLPNLGKYITIYFPFFLLGAIFGKTMEQSGAAKSIAKTIVEKLGKERAILSVVLSAAILTYGGVSLFVVAFAVYPFAASIFKEADIPKRLVPGTIALGAFTFTMDSLPGTPQIQNSIPMKFFNTDLYAAPIMGILGAIIIMSSGMFYLEWRKRKAQAAGEGYGKNHTNEPIIVDDASLPNAFLSALPLVSVLVVTLILQKLVFPHWNILSWVTKKPYNMLSAGVVGTMNNWALMISLIVGILLAMLINPKRMQGNLANAINAGAIGSLLAVINTASEVGFGNVIKTLPGFQSIAHALTNINPHGSPLLSEAVTVNVLSGVTGSASGGMSIALDTFGKHYLAWASSTGISPQLLHRVAAMASGGMDTLPHNGAVITLLGIAGLTHKQAYKDIFAITLLKTGTCFLLIGLQSIIHFV comes from the coding sequence ATGTTAGGAGTTTTCGGGATATTATTAAGTTTATGTCTATTAATGTTTATGGCCTATAAGGGTTTCTCAGTCATTGTTTTTGCCCCTATTTTTGCACTATTAGCCGCTTTATTTTCTGGAATGGCTATTTTGCCCACGTATACAGAAATATTCTTACCCAATCTTGGTAAATATATAACAATTTATTTTCCGTTCTTTCTGTTGGGGGCAATATTCGGAAAAACAATGGAACAGTCTGGCGCAGCAAAATCAATTGCAAAAACTATAGTAGAGAAATTAGGAAAAGAAAGAGCGATCCTCTCTGTAGTTTTATCAGCAGCTATCCTTACCTATGGTGGTGTAAGTTTATTTGTAGTAGCATTCGCGGTATATCCATTTGCAGCATCTATTTTTAAAGAAGCAGACATCCCAAAACGTCTTGTGCCAGGAACTATTGCACTTGGCGCCTTTACATTTACTATGGATTCACTCCCTGGAACACCACAGATTCAGAACTCCATCCCAATGAAATTTTTTAATACAGATCTTTATGCTGCACCTATAATGGGAATACTTGGAGCAATCATTATTATGTCATCTGGTATGTTTTATCTAGAGTGGCGTAAGCGTAAAGCACAAGCAGCTGGAGAAGGATATGGTAAAAATCATACTAATGAACCTATTATAGTTGACGATGCTAGTTTGCCAAATGCATTTTTATCAGCATTACCGTTGGTTTCAGTACTAGTTGTGACCCTCATTCTACAAAAATTAGTTTTTCCACATTGGAATATCTTATCTTGGGTAACTAAGAAACCTTACAATATGTTATCAGCTGGTGTTGTCGGAACTATGAATAACTGGGCACTCATGATTTCACTTATCGTAGGAATTCTTCTTGCTATGCTTATCAATCCTAAACGTATGCAAGGTAATTTAGCTAATGCTATCAATGCTGGTGCTATCGGTTCTCTCCTAGCCGTTATAAATACGGCATCTGAAGTAGGTTTCGGTAATGTTATAAAAACATTACCAGGTTTTCAATCCATTGCCCATGCTTTAACAAATATAAATCCTCATGGTAGTCCACTACTATCAGAAGCAGTTACAGTGAATGTTCTATCTGGAGTAACAGGTTCCGCTTCCGGTGGTATGAGTATAGCCCTTGATACTTTTGGCAAACACTACTTAGCTTGGGCATCAAGTACTGGTATAAGCCCTCAATTGCTTCATAGAGTTGCTGCAATGGCATCTGGTGGAATGGATACACTTCCTCATAATGGAGCCGTTATTACACTCCTTGGGATTGCAGGTTTAACACACAAACAAGCTTATAAAGATATATTTGCTATAACTCTTCTTAAGACAGGAACATGCTTCCTTCTAATTGGATTACAATCAATTATTCATTTTGTATAA
- a CDS encoding MaoC family dehydratase, whose amino-acid sequence MKGLTMKELNIGDKDSFEKTISESDVYLYAGITGDLNPAHINQREAETTMFKGRIAHGMLTAGFVSAVLGMKLPGPGTIYLGQELRFTAPVKFGDTIKAEVEVIEKKEEKNIMKLSTICTNQDGVVVLKGVATVMPPK is encoded by the coding sequence ATGAAAGGTTTAACAATGAAGGAACTAAATATTGGTGATAAAGATTCTTTTGAAAAAACTATAAGCGAATCTGATGTATATCTTTATGCTGGAATAACTGGTGACTTAAATCCGGCTCACATAAATCAAAGAGAAGCTGAAACAACAATGTTCAAAGGTAGAATTGCCCACGGCATGTTAACAGCAGGTTTCGTATCCGCTGTACTTGGCATGAAATTACCTGGACCAGGCACTATTTATCTAGGTCAAGAACTCAGGTTTACAGCACCAGTTAAATTTGGGGATACTATAAAAGCTGAAGTTGAAGTTATAGAAAAAAAGGAAGAAAAAAATATTATGAAATTAAGTACAATTTGTACTAATCAAGATGGAGTTGTTGTTCTTAAAGGTGTTGCAACAGTTATGCCCCCTAAATAA
- a CDS encoding GntP family permease → MLGVFGIILSLCLLMFMAYKGFSVIVFAPIFALLAALFSGMAILPTYTEIFLPNLGKYVTIYFPFFLLGAIFGKTMEQSGAAKSIAKTIVEKLGKKRAILSVVLSAAILTYGGVSLFVVAFAVYPFAASIFKEADIPKRLVPGTIALGAFTFTMDSLPGTPQIQNSIPMKFFNTDLYAAPVMGILGAIIIMACGITYLEWRKRKAEAAGEGYGDNHTNEPVMVEDDSLPNAFLSALPLVSVLVVTLILQKLVFPHWDIISWVTKKPYNMLSAGVVGTMNNWALMISLIVGILLAMLINPKRMQGNLAKAINAGAIGSLLAVINTASEVGFGNVIKTLPGFQSIAHALTNINPHGSPLLSEAVTVNVLSGVTGSASGGMSIALDTFGKHYLQWASNTGISPELLHRVAAMASGGMDTLPHNGAVITLLGISGLTHKQAYKDIFAITLLKTGTCFFLIGLQSILHFI, encoded by the coding sequence ATGTTAGGAGTTTTCGGTATCATATTAAGTTTATGTTTATTAATGTTTATGGCATATAAGGGTTTCTCTGTCATTGTCTTTGCCCCTATTTTTGCACTACTAGCAGCTTTATTTTCTGGAATGGCTATTTTGCCCACATACACAGAAATATTCCTGCCTAATCTCGGTAAGTATGTAACAATTTATTTTCCGTTCTTTCTATTGGGAGCAATATTTGGAAAAACAATGGAACAATCAGGTGCAGCAAAATCCATTGCAAAAACTATAGTAGAAAAATTAGGAAAAAAGAGAGCAATACTCTCAGTAGTTTTATCAGCAGCTATCCTTACTTATGGCGGTGTAAGCCTTTTCGTTGTAGCATTTGCAGTGTATCCATTTGCAGCATCTATTTTTAAAGAAGCAGATATTCCAAAACGACTTGTTCCAGGTACAATTGCACTTGGTGCGTTTACATTTACTATGGATTCGCTTCCAGGAACACCGCAGATTCAGAACTCCATTCCAATGAAGTTCTTTAATACAGATCTTTACGCAGCACCTGTTATGGGAATACTCGGAGCAATTATTATTATGGCATGTGGTATTACCTATTTAGAATGGCGTAAACGTAAGGCTGAGGCCGCTGGGGAAGGATATGGTGATAACCATACTAATGAACCTGTTATGGTTGAAGATGATAGTTTACCAAATGCATTTTTATCTGCATTACCATTAGTTTCTGTGCTAGTTGTAACTCTTATTTTACAAAAATTAGTTTTCCCACATTGGGATATTATCTCTTGGGTAACTAAAAAACCTTACAATATGTTATCAGCTGGTGTCGTAGGAACAATGAATAACTGGGCACTCATGATTTCACTTATCGTAGGAATTCTTCTTGCAATGCTTATTAATCCTAAACGTATGCAAGGTAATTTAGCTAAGGCTATCAATGCTGGTGCTATTGGTTCTCTTTTAGCAGTTATAAATACAGCATCTGAAGTAGGTTTTGGTAATGTTATAAAAACACTACCAGGTTTTCAATCCATTGCTCATGCTTTAACAAATATAAATCCTCATGGTAGTCCATTACTATCTGAAGCAGTTACAGTAAATGTTCTATCTGGTGTAACTGGCTCCGCTTCCGGTGGTATGAGTATAGCCCTTGATACTTTTGGTAAACACTACTTACAATGGGCATCAAATACTGGTATAAGCCCTGAATTACTCCATCGAGTTGCTGCTATGGCATCTGGAGGAATGGATACCTTACCTCATAATGGAGCAGTTATTACACTCCTAGGAATTTCAGGTTTAACACATAAACAAGCATATAAAGATATATTTGCTATAACTCTACTTAAGACAGGAACATGTTTCTTTCTAATTGGATTACAATCAATTTTACATTTTATTTAA
- a CDS encoding sigma-54 interaction domain-containing protein: MDFQKDAVEILKTVIDNAYDGIIIIDKNAIITMISKSYCEFMGISEENAIGKPVTDVIQNTRMHIIVQTGVTETAQLQSIKGSYMIATRMPIIKNGEIIGAIGKVLFRNVKELNTLYSKIKTMKRELETYKTQLKQLNTASYSFDDIIGSSEKILAAKSIARKAAQTHSNVLILGESGTGKELFAHAIHLASDRLYAPFVKVNCGAIPTDLLESELFGYEGGAFTGAKKEGKIGKFELADGGTIFLDEIGDMPLHMQVKLLRAIQEKEVEKIGSLGSKKIDIRIIAATNRNLEKSMHEGKFRQDLYYRLNVVTITIPSLRERRDDILLIANHLITKIAEDLNKKIVGMSKDSEYFLKNYSWEGNIRELENILERAINVIENSNIICPIDLPDEITGRKQIKPIKSLESTIEEAEKQAIMDALKSTNGNKTKAAKKLEIGRTSLYEKIQKYNIPL; the protein is encoded by the coding sequence ATGGATTTTCAAAAAGATGCTGTAGAAATATTAAAAACTGTTATAGACAATGCTTATGATGGTATTATCATTATAGATAAAAACGCAATTATAACTATGATTAGCAAATCATATTGTGAATTTATGGGAATTTCAGAAGAAAATGCTATAGGGAAACCTGTTACTGATGTTATTCAAAATACAAGGATGCATATTATTGTACAAACAGGGGTTACAGAAACTGCTCAGCTACAATCTATAAAAGGAAGCTACATGATAGCCACTAGAATGCCTATAATTAAAAATGGAGAAATAATCGGTGCTATTGGTAAAGTATTATTTAGAAATGTAAAGGAACTAAATACCCTTTATAGTAAAATTAAAACTATGAAAAGGGAACTTGAAACCTATAAAACTCAGTTAAAACAGTTAAATACTGCAAGTTATTCCTTTGATGACATAATAGGTTCAAGCGAAAAGATATTGGCAGCTAAATCTATTGCCCGCAAGGCTGCTCAAACGCATTCTAATGTGCTTATACTTGGTGAAAGTGGCACAGGTAAGGAACTATTTGCCCATGCAATACATTTAGCTAGTGATCGATTGTATGCACCTTTTGTAAAGGTAAACTGCGGAGCTATTCCGACTGATTTATTAGAATCTGAACTTTTCGGTTACGAAGGTGGTGCCTTTACAGGTGCTAAAAAAGAAGGTAAAATCGGAAAATTTGAATTAGCGGATGGTGGAACAATATTTTTGGATGAAATAGGAGATATGCCTCTTCATATGCAAGTTAAACTACTAAGGGCAATTCAAGAAAAAGAAGTTGAAAAAATTGGTTCATTAGGAAGTAAAAAAATTGATATTCGTATAATTGCTGCAACAAATAGAAACTTAGAAAAATCTATGCATGAAGGTAAGTTTAGGCAAGATCTTTATTATAGATTAAATGTAGTTACTATTACTATTCCGTCTCTTCGTGAAAGGCGCGATGACATTTTACTTATTGCAAATCACCTCATCACAAAAATTGCTGAAGATTTGAATAAGAAAATTGTAGGTATGTCTAAGGATTCAGAATACTTTCTAAAAAATTATTCATGGGAAGGCAATATAAGGGAACTTGAAAATATATTAGAAAGGGCAATTAACGTAATAGAAAATAGTAATATCATATGTCCTATAGATCTACCTGATGAAATTACAGGTAGAAAACAGATTAAACCTATTAAAAGTCTTGAATCAACTATAGAAGAAGCAGAAAAGCAAGCTATTATGGATGCACTTAAATCAACCAATGGAAACAAAACTAAGGCTGCTAAAAAACTTGAGATTGGAAGAACAAGTTTATATGAAAAAATTCAAAAATATAATATACCTTTATAA
- a CDS encoding acyl CoA:acetate/3-ketoacid CoA transferase, whose translation MKKTMSSYDAITLIKDGDTVAIGGFVGSGHPEELTIEINKSFAQSGSPNNLTLVYSAGQGDSKDKGLNRLGVEGLVSKVIGGHWGLSPKLSNLAIENKIQAYNLPQGVISNLYRDIASGKPGTITHVGLKTFVDPRIDGGKLNDITKEDIVKVIEIDNKEYLFYKAFPVNVALIRATYADESGNATMEKEAVTLDVLSMAQAAKNSGGIVILQVEKVVSNGTLDPRKVKIPGILVDAIVISKPENHMQTYGEQYNPSYNGEIRMAVDDIPGLKLDERKIISRRAAMELIPNAVTNLGIGVPEGISMVANEEGIGSDMKLTLESGPIGGIPAGGLSFGAAINPEMILDQTSQFDFYDGGGLDVAFLGLAQCDESGNINVSKFGPKIAGCGGFINITQNSKKVVFCGAFTAGGLKIEVQDGKLNIIKEGKFNKFIKTVEQITFSGEYAVDVSQPVLYITERAVFELSRKGVVLTEIAPGIDLEKDILAHMDFMPVISSNLKFMDERIFEEKIMGLKVS comes from the coding sequence ATGAAAAAAACTATGTCTAGTTATGACGCAATCACTTTAATAAAAGATGGTGACACCGTTGCAATTGGAGGATTTGTCGGTTCAGGTCACCCCGAAGAATTAACCATAGAAATTAATAAATCTTTTGCCCAAAGCGGAAGTCCTAATAATTTAACTTTGGTATACTCAGCTGGACAAGGAGACTCAAAAGACAAAGGTTTAAATCGTCTTGGCGTGGAAGGATTAGTTTCAAAAGTAATAGGTGGTCACTGGGGCCTTTCTCCCAAACTTTCAAATCTTGCTATTGAAAATAAAATTCAAGCTTATAATCTTCCACAAGGTGTAATTTCTAATCTTTATAGAGATATCGCGTCGGGAAAACCAGGAACTATTACACATGTTGGTTTAAAAACTTTTGTAGATCCGAGAATCGACGGCGGTAAGTTAAACGATATCACAAAAGAAGATATAGTTAAAGTTATTGAAATTGATAATAAGGAATACTTGTTTTATAAGGCTTTCCCTGTAAATGTGGCACTTATTCGCGCTACTTATGCTGATGAAAGTGGTAATGCCACTATGGAAAAAGAAGCAGTAACATTAGATGTTCTTTCTATGGCACAAGCAGCTAAAAATTCTGGTGGAATTGTAATCCTTCAAGTTGAAAAAGTTGTATCAAATGGTACCTTAGATCCAAGAAAAGTTAAAATTCCAGGAATACTTGTGGATGCTATTGTTATTTCAAAACCTGAAAATCATATGCAAACATATGGGGAACAATACAATCCATCATACAATGGTGAAATAAGAATGGCAGTAGATGATATTCCAGGCTTAAAACTAGATGAACGAAAAATAATATCCAGAAGGGCAGCTATGGAACTTATACCCAACGCTGTAACTAACCTTGGAATAGGAGTACCTGAAGGTATTTCCATGGTCGCAAATGAAGAAGGTATCGGTAGCGATATGAAACTTACTTTGGAATCAGGACCAATAGGTGGAATCCCTGCAGGTGGATTAAGTTTTGGAGCTGCAATAAATCCCGAAATGATACTTGATCAAACTAGTCAATTTGATTTTTACGATGGCGGTGGTCTTGATGTAGCTTTCCTCGGCCTTGCTCAATGCGACGAATCAGGAAATATTAATGTAAGTAAATTTGGCCCTAAAATTGCAGGCTGTGGTGGTTTTATCAATATAACTCAAAACTCTAAAAAAGTTGTTTTCTGTGGTGCCTTTACTGCCGGTGGTTTAAAAATTGAAGTACAAGATGGAAAGTTAAATATTATCAAAGAAGGTAAATTCAACAAATTTATTAAAACTGTTGAGCAAATAACTTTTAGTGGCGAGTATGCTGTAGATGTCTCTCAACCAGTATTGTATATTACTGAAAGAGCTGTTTTCGAACTTAGCCGCAAAGGTGTAGTACTTACTGAAATTGCTCCAGGGATTGATCTTGAAAAGGATATTTTGGCACATATGGATTTCATGCCAGTAATTTCATCAAATTTAAAATTTATGGATGAAAGAATTTTTGAGGAAAAAATTATGGGATTAAAAGTTTCGTAA
- a CDS encoding acyl CoA:acetate/3-ketoacid CoA transferase: MNKIMSSYDAIALIKNGDTIAVGGFIGCGHPEELTIKINESFLEKGLPNNLTLVYAAGQGDSKDKGLNRLGVEGLVSKVIGGHWGLAPKLVKLAIENKIEAYNLPQGVISHLYRDIAAGKPGTITHVGLKTFVDPRIDGGKLNDITKEDIVKVIEIDNKEYLFYKAFPINVTLLRASYADEFGNATMEKEAVTLDGLSMAQAAKNSGGIVILQVEKIVANGTLDPRKVKIPGILVDAIVISKPENHMQTYAEQYNPSYNGEIKMALTNIPGLKLDERKIISRRAAMELIPNAITNLGIGVPEGISMVANEEGIGSDLKVTLESGPIGGIPAGGLSFGASINPESILDQSNQFDFYDGGGLDIAFLGLAQCDETGNINVSKFGPKIAGCGGFINITQNSKKVVFCGTFTAGGLKIEILDGKLNIIQEGRSNKFVKTVEQITFSGEYAVDVSQPVLYITERAVFRLTKEGVTLEEIAPGIDLQKDILDKMNFTPIISKNLKLMDLRIFDEGLIGLKLAN, encoded by the coding sequence ATGAATAAAATTATGTCTAGTTATGACGCGATTGCTTTAATCAAAAATGGAGACACTATTGCGGTTGGAGGATTTATCGGTTGCGGTCACCCTGAAGAACTAACAATAAAAATTAATGAGTCTTTTCTTGAAAAAGGACTTCCTAATAACTTAACTTTGGTTTATGCCGCAGGACAAGGAGACTCAAAAGATAAGGGTTTAAATCGTCTTGGCGTGGAGGGTTTAGTTTCAAAGGTAATAGGCGGTCACTGGGGACTTGCTCCCAAACTTGTAAAACTTGCTATTGAAAATAAAATTGAGGCCTATAATCTTCCTCAAGGGGTAATATCTCACCTGTACCGAGATATTGCAGCAGGTAAACCTGGAACTATAACTCACGTTGGCTTAAAAACGTTTGTAGACCCTAGAATTGATGGGGGTAAGTTAAACGATATTACGAAAGAAGATATAGTTAAGGTTATTGAAATTGATAATAAGGAATATTTGTTTTATAAAGCATTCCCTATAAATGTTACACTTCTTAGGGCTTCTTATGCTGATGAGTTTGGAAATGCTACTATGGAAAAAGAAGCTGTGACACTTGATGGTTTATCTATGGCTCAAGCGGCTAAAAATTCTGGTGGGATTGTAATACTTCAAGTTGAGAAAATTGTAGCAAACGGCACCCTTGACCCAAGAAAAGTTAAAATCCCAGGAATACTTGTGGATGCTATTGTGATTTCAAAACCTGAAAATCATATGCAAACCTATGCGGAGCAATATAATCCATCTTATAACGGTGAAATAAAAATGGCACTTACTAATATTCCTGGACTTAAACTAGACGAACGAAAAATAATATCAAGAAGAGCTGCAATGGAACTTATTCCTAATGCTATTACTAATCTTGGAATAGGTGTACCTGAAGGAATATCAATGGTAGCAAACGAAGAAGGAATTGGGAGTGATCTTAAAGTTACTTTGGAGTCAGGCCCAATAGGTGGAATCCCAGCAGGTGGATTAAGTTTTGGAGCTTCAATAAATCCCGAAAGCATACTAGATCAAAGTAACCAATTTGATTTCTATGATGGTGGAGGTCTTGATATAGCATTCCTAGGTCTTGCTCAGTGCGACGAAACCGGGAACATTAATGTAAGTAAATTTGGTCCTAAAATTGCAGGTTGTGGTGGTTTTATTAATATAACTCAAAATTCTAAAAAAGTTGTTTTCTGTGGGACTTTTACAGCAGGTGGCTTAAAAATTGAAATCCTTGATGGAAAGCTAAATATAATTCAAGAAGGTAGATCTAACAAATTTGTTAAAACTGTTGAACAAATCACTTTCAGTGGAGAATATGCTGTAGATGTCTCCCAACCAGTTTTATACATTACCGAAAGAGCAGTTTTTAGATTAACTAAAGAAGGCGTTACTTTAGAGGAAATCGCTCCTGGTATTGATCTTCAAAAGGATATTTTAGATAAAATGAATTTTACTCCAATTATATCTAAAAACCTAAAACTAATGGATTTGAGAATATTTGATGAAGGTCTTATAGGTCTTAAATTAGCTAATTAA
- a CDS encoding acyl CoA:acetate/3-ketoacid CoA transferase yields the protein MKKVMSSTDAISLIKNGDTVAVGGFIGCGHPEELTIKISECFLEKGIPNNLTLVYAAGQGDSKDKGLNHLGHEGLVSKVIGGHWGLAPKLVKLAIENKIQAYNLPQGVISHLYRDISAGKPGTITHVGLKTFVDPRIDGGKLNSVTKEDIVKVIEIDNKEYLFYKSFPINVTLIRASYADENGNATMEKEAVTLDGLSMAQAAKNSSGIVILQVEKIVANGTLDPRKVKIPGILVDAIVISKPENHMQTYAEQYNPSYNGEIKMALSDISGLKLDERKIISRRAAMELIPNAITNLGIGVPEGISMVANEEGIANDLKVTLESGPIGGIPAGGLSFGASINPESILDQSNQFDFYDGGGLDIAFLGLAQCDEKGNINVSKFGPKIAGCGGFINITQNSKKVVFCGTFTAGGLKIEIQNGKLNIIQEGKTNKFIKTVEQITFSAEYALDVSQPVLYITERAVFKLTKEGVTLEEIAPGIDMQKDILDKMDFAPIISKDLRLMDKKLFNEGIVGIKLAKTK from the coding sequence ATGAAAAAAGTTATGTCTAGCACTGACGCAATTTCTTTAATTAAAAACGGAGATACCGTCGCAGTGGGAGGTTTTATCGGTTGCGGACACCCTGAAGAATTAACTATAAAAATTAGTGAGTGTTTTCTTGAAAAAGGTATTCCAAATAATTTAACTTTAGTTTATGCTGCTGGTCAGGGAGATTCAAAAGACAAAGGTCTGAATCATCTTGGCCACGAAGGTTTAGTTTCAAAGGTAATTGGTGGACACTGGGGACTTGCACCTAAACTTGTAAAACTAGCTATAGAGAATAAAATTCAGGCTTATAATCTTCCTCAAGGAGTAATATCTCACCTTTACCGAGATATCTCAGCGGGTAAACCAGGAACTATAACCCATGTTGGACTAAAAACTTTTGTAGACCCTAGAATTGATGGTGGTAAATTAAATTCTGTGACTAAAGAAGATATAGTAAAAGTTATCGAAATTGATAATAAAGAATATCTGTTTTATAAATCATTCCCAATAAATGTAACACTCATTCGTGCTTCTTATGCTGATGAAAATGGAAATGCGACTATGGAAAAAGAAGCTGTAACCCTTGATGGCTTATCTATGGCCCAAGCAGCCAAAAATTCTTCCGGAATTGTAATACTTCAGGTTGAGAAAATTGTAGCAAACGGTACCCTTGATCCACGAAAAGTTAAAATTCCAGGAATACTTGTGGATGCTATTGTTATTTCAAAACCAGAAAATCATATGCAAACCTATGCAGAGCAATATAATCCATCTTATAATGGAGAAATAAAAATGGCGCTTAGTGATATTTCTGGTTTAAAACTCGATGAACGTAAAATAATATCAAGAAGGGCTGCAATGGAACTTATCCCTAATGCTATTACTAACCTAGGAATAGGAGTACCTGAAGGCATATCAATGGTTGCGAATGAAGAAGGAATAGCAAATGATCTTAAAGTTACTTTGGAATCAGGCCCAATAGGCGGAATCCCTGCTGGTGGATTAAGTTTTGGGGCTTCAATAAATCCTGAAAGCATACTTGATCAAAGTAACCAATTTGATTTCTATGATGGCGGAGGTCTTGATATAGCATTCCTAGGTCTTGCTCAATGCGACGAGAAAGGAAATATTAATGTAAGTAAATTTGGCCCTAAAATTGCAGGTTGTGGTGGTTTTATAAACATAACTCAAAATTCAAAAAAAGTTGTTTTTTGTGGAACTTTTACAGCAGGTGGTTTAAAAATTGAAATACAAAACGGAAAATTAAATATAATTCAAGAAGGTAAAACTAATAAATTCATTAAAACCGTTGAACAAATAACCTTTAGTGCTGAGTATGCTTTAGATGTATCCCAGCCAGTTTTATACATTACTGAAAGAGCAGTTTTTAAATTAACTAAAGAAGGGGTAACTTTAGAAGAGATTGCTCCTGGTATCGATATGCAAAAGGACATTTTAGATAAAATGGATTTTGCTCCTATTATATCTAAAGATTTAAGGTTGATGGATAAAAAATTATTTAATGAAGGTATTGTTGGTATTAAATTAGCTAAAACTAAGTAA